In a genomic window of Mycolicibacter heraklionensis:
- the gjpA gene encoding outer membrane porin GjpA has translation MHAILRPYAAAGVVIAGTGLIAATPVVAPAPAPAVASVADVALTGLSNFVDTWQDVINTTNANLSILKDNYMLAPGVAFQQLYANWMGYIDQFLNDPSSSTLAAINTEIQQNWVAVRDGYTLPLDVSSKTLDTVTNHTIDGSLTTGHAVILAQVPGYLPAGTDVDMVNSILNFMVSPLSGIIIGMLGPGISPWVALLNSITDGDSFSEILANTWGGFLNGATLNLDFVLPSINDAGFLPAGMSLDHLEFAFGGLLSTGSVQLATYQSMGDDGEVDASVPVVGGSILNSLGLQMVGVPLLGQIVAEGQAIGPIAAFEMWGQVISALLGSGWDGEGTVVVNQPALGVDLPPIPDDFTAEATNFFGGFQDFFDSIFG, from the coding sequence TTGCACGCCATTCTTCGCCCCTACGCAGCGGCCGGTGTCGTCATCGCCGGGACCGGCCTGATCGCTGCCACGCCGGTTGTCGCGCCGGCGCCGGCGCCGGCGGTCGCCTCAGTTGCTGACGTCGCGCTCACGGGACTGTCCAACTTCGTTGACACCTGGCAGGACGTGATCAACACCACGAATGCCAACCTTTCGATCCTGAAGGACAACTACATGCTGGCCCCCGGTGTGGCATTCCAGCAGCTGTATGCGAACTGGATGGGCTACATCGACCAGTTCCTCAACGACCCGAGTAGCAGCACCCTGGCTGCCATCAATACCGAGATCCAGCAGAACTGGGTGGCGGTCCGCGACGGCTATACCCTCCCGCTGGACGTGTCTTCTAAGACCCTGGACACGGTTACCAACCACACGATCGACGGGTCGCTCACGACCGGTCATGCCGTGATCCTCGCGCAGGTTCCGGGATACCTGCCGGCCGGCACCGACGTGGACATGGTGAATTCGATCCTCAACTTCATGGTCTCGCCGCTGTCGGGAATCATCATCGGCATGCTGGGGCCGGGCATCAGCCCTTGGGTCGCGCTGCTGAACAGCATCACCGACGGTGACAGCTTCAGTGAGATCCTCGCCAACACCTGGGGCGGCTTCCTGAACGGCGCCACCCTCAATCTCGATTTCGTGCTGCCTTCGATCAACGATGCGGGCTTCCTCCCGGCGGGAATGAGTCTGGACCACTTGGAATTTGCCTTTGGTGGTCTGCTCAGCACCGGTTCGGTGCAGCTGGCCACCTACCAGTCGATGGGAGATGACGGCGAGGTAGACGCCTCGGTTCCGGTTGTCGGAGGCTCCATCTTGAACTCTCTCGGTTTGCAAATGGTCGGCGTTCCGTTGCTTGGGCAAATCGTCGCTGAGGGCCAAGCGATCGGTCCGATCGCGGCCTTCGAGATGTGGGGACAGGTCATCAGCGCGCTGTTGGGCTCGGGCTGGGACGGGGAAGGCACAGTTGTCGTGAACCAGCCCGCGCTCGGAGTCGACCTGCCGCCGATCCCCGACGACTTCACTGCCGAAGCCACCAACTTCTTCGGCGGGTTCCAAGACTTCTTCGACAGTATCTTCGGCTGA
- a CDS encoding MarR family winged helix-turn-helix transcriptional regulator — translation MLDADECTCVHQFMDSSSRLLAALNDSLVHAHGLTLFEVLVLDRLARSETGSARMRDLAEAFALAPSRVTSLIGRLEAQALVVRRPHPTDRRAVLGHITAAGRQRYAPAAVTYARGIRAYYLDQLSRQQVIALGDVCRRTGLPEQS, via the coding sequence GTGCTTGACGCGGATGAGTGCACGTGCGTGCACCAGTTCATGGACTCCTCGTCACGCCTGCTTGCTGCGTTGAATGACAGCCTGGTCCACGCCCACGGGCTGACTCTTTTTGAGGTCCTTGTGCTGGACCGGCTGGCCCGTTCGGAGACCGGTTCGGCCCGGATGCGGGACCTCGCTGAGGCTTTCGCGCTGGCGCCCAGTCGGGTGACTTCGCTGATCGGCCGGCTGGAGGCCCAGGCCCTGGTCGTCAGGCGTCCGCACCCGACCGATCGCCGGGCAGTACTTGGCCACATCACCGCTGCGGGCCGGCAGCGCTACGCGCCCGCGGCGGTCACCTACGCCCGCGGCATTCGTGCGTACTACCTCGACCAACTGTCGCGTCAGCAGGTGATCGCCCTCGGTGACGTCTGCCGGCGAACCGGCCTTCCTGAGCAGTCCTGA
- a CDS encoding MarR family winged helix-turn-helix transcriptional regulator produces the protein MEETGAQGPTMRLPGLEDIEQNSWHEFVESSTGLLAALNRSLMGRHRLDLSELRLLDVLAKSDTGSVRMSDLAAALMLLRSRVTWLTRRLESRGLVRRIPIPGDGRGVRAELTPEGRMRLGEARKTYAEQIRRLYVNQMSRQQMLALGASCRQINASLEAAELPKKSTLD, from the coding sequence GTGGAGGAGACTGGTGCGCAAGGGCCGACGATGCGGCTGCCGGGCCTCGAAGACATCGAACAGAATTCCTGGCACGAGTTCGTCGAGTCATCGACGGGTCTGTTGGCCGCTCTGAATAGAAGTCTGATGGGGCGGCACCGGCTGGACCTGTCTGAGCTGCGGCTGTTGGACGTTCTCGCCAAGTCCGACACCGGTTCTGTCCGAATGAGCGATCTGGCGGCGGCCCTGATGCTGCTTCGCAGCCGGGTCACCTGGTTGACCCGCCGGCTGGAAAGCCGCGGCCTCGTCCGCCGAATTCCCATCCCCGGTGATGGGCGGGGGGTGCGGGCCGAACTCACGCCCGAGGGCCGAATGAGGTTGGGGGAGGCCCGCAAAACCTACGCCGAACAGATCCGCCGGCTCTACGTGAACCAGATGTCCCGCCAGCAAATGCTTGCGCTGGGTGCCAGCTGCCGTCAGATCAACGCGTCGCTGGAGGCAGCGGAGCTTCCGAAAAAGTCGACGCTGGATTGA
- a CDS encoding MarR family winged helix-turn-helix transcriptional regulator — protein sequence MDIAEQKSWQNFLHAALRFNATMDRWLTEAHQLSVIDLRVLDILDKSDGGAARMGDLADVLGATPHHMTKRIRRLEERGLVQREQNSDDRRGVVARITADGRRVAGHASLNYAQGVKTHLIGTLSRRQLATLEENCRRINSGLRQADSTLYVSRAAQGESATRPPL from the coding sequence TTGGACATCGCCGAACAGAAGTCGTGGCAGAACTTCCTGCATGCCGCGCTGCGCTTTAACGCCACGATGGACCGCTGGCTGACCGAAGCGCATCAACTCTCCGTCATCGACCTGCGGGTGCTGGACATCCTGGACAAGTCCGACGGCGGTGCGGCACGGATGGGTGATCTGGCCGACGTGCTGGGTGCGACCCCGCACCATATGACCAAGCGGATCCGTCGGCTCGAGGAGCGGGGTTTGGTTCAGCGCGAACAGAATTCCGACGACAGGCGTGGAGTGGTCGCTCGGATCACCGCGGACGGCCGGCGGGTGGCGGGGCATGCCAGTCTCAACTACGCGCAAGGGGTCAAGACCCATCTCATTGGCACTTTGTCCCGGCGCCAGCTTGCCACACTTGAAGAGAACTGCCGACGAATCAATTCCGGCTTGAGGCAGGCCGACTCGACGCTCTATGTCTCCAGAGCGGCCCAGGGCGAGTCAGCCACCAGGCCGCCGCTCTGA
- a CDS encoding PGRS repeat-containing protein — translation MGAFLAFGMVPLSVAPPTQADEFDWIVDLFDSSAWLAAGPADAGTFDWTTMLDQWFYEPIHASLEGWINSDFGELVNGWINTSAGQFLIGDGTDGTEANPDGGNGGLWFGDGGDGWDSTTAGVAGGAGGNAAGWLGNGGAGGDGGAGADGGDGGAGGLWMGSGGNGGNGGAATDAVANGGNGGNGGDASAWFFGNGGDGGLGAAGATGVAGTYANGGDGNGTGGGNGGNGGNGGRSSFMFGNGGSGGNAGDAGAGGNGATGTADHVNGGNGGNGGWNGGSAGAGGGRGSSIYTSPMYGHAGQAGMAGDGGDGGAGGNAYQDATGHYLGNGGDGSYGGDAGTGEGANGGNGGTGGTGLNGGNGGDGGGSWNYGTGNGGNGGNGGDATAGQAGNGGEGGATLGGASGHGGDGGNGATDDADVKTIGGNGGSGGFIGGKLPGGAGGNGGTGTYAGGNGGAGGDGGGNGGNGGTSTGWNDGAGTIWSRGGNGGDGGAGIIGYAPVAGGAGGVGGAGGDGATGTGVVSAGGNGGNGGSGGGTAGGNTAGNGGSGGSGGSGTASGGNGGAGGAGGTASVPLTGGEGGIAGNGGAGGAGGDSGGVTLHADNPYGLGPSHAGNGGDGGVGGTGTIGASGNGGAGGNGGNAHGTVNAGSGGNGGAGGTGADGAPAASPAHGPGGDGRDGGTAGNGGQGGTGGTAVSGNGGTGGAGGAGGTGGAGSKGGNGGTDAGGNTLPGGSGGDGGTGGNGAAGGAGGTSANGTNGAHGAAGAAGAGGAGGAAGNGTPPGQPGTNGGSGQPG, via the coding sequence GTGGGCGCATTCCTGGCGTTCGGAATGGTCCCGCTGAGCGTGGCGCCGCCGACTCAGGCCGACGAATTCGATTGGATCGTTGATCTTTTCGATTCCTCTGCGTGGCTGGCCGCCGGGCCGGCCGACGCCGGCACCTTTGACTGGACCACCATGCTGGATCAGTGGTTCTACGAGCCGATCCACGCTTCCCTGGAGGGCTGGATCAACAGTGATTTCGGGGAGCTGGTCAACGGCTGGATCAATACCTCGGCCGGCCAGTTCCTGATCGGTGATGGCACCGATGGCACCGAAGCCAACCCCGATGGTGGCAACGGTGGGCTGTGGTTCGGCGATGGCGGAGACGGTTGGGACAGCACGACGGCCGGTGTTGCCGGTGGTGCTGGCGGCAATGCGGCCGGCTGGCTGGGCAACGGCGGGGCCGGTGGCGACGGTGGTGCGGGCGCCGACGGTGGTGACGGCGGTGCCGGCGGCCTCTGGATGGGCAGCGGCGGCAACGGCGGTAACGGCGGTGCCGCAACCGATGCCGTGGCCAACGGCGGTAACGGCGGCAACGGCGGGGATGCTTCTGCCTGGTTCTTCGGCAACGGCGGAGACGGTGGTCTCGGCGCGGCCGGAGCAACGGGTGTCGCGGGGACCTACGCCAACGGCGGTGACGGCAACGGCACCGGTGGAGGCAACGGCGGCAACGGCGGAAACGGCGGGCGCAGCAGCTTCATGTTCGGCAATGGCGGCAGCGGTGGCAACGCAGGGGATGCGGGGGCCGGGGGCAATGGCGCTACCGGCACCGCCGATCACGTCAATGGTGGCAACGGCGGTAACGGCGGGTGGAACGGCGGCAGCGCGGGTGCAGGCGGTGGCCGAGGCTCGTCCATCTACACCAGCCCCATGTACGGGCACGCCGGACAGGCTGGCATGGCCGGCGATGGCGGCGATGGCGGCGCCGGCGGCAACGCCTACCAAGACGCCACCGGTCACTACCTCGGCAACGGCGGCGACGGCAGCTACGGCGGCGACGCCGGCACCGGAGAAGGCGCCAACGGTGGAAACGGCGGCACTGGCGGCACCGGCCTCAACGGTGGCAACGGAGGCGACGGCGGCGGCAGCTGGAACTACGGCACCGGCAACGGCGGCAACGGTGGTAACGGCGGAGATGCCACCGCCGGCCAGGCTGGCAACGGCGGCGAAGGCGGCGCCACCTTGGGCGGTGCCAGCGGCCATGGCGGTGACGGAGGCAACGGTGCCACCGACGACGCAGACGTGAAGACCATCGGGGGTAACGGCGGATCCGGCGGCTTCATCGGAGGGAAGCTCCCCGGCGGTGCCGGAGGTAACGGCGGCACCGGTACCTACGCCGGCGGCAACGGCGGTGCTGGCGGAGATGGCGGCGGAAACGGCGGCAACGGCGGCACCAGTACCGGCTGGAACGACGGGGCCGGCACCATCTGGAGTCGAGGCGGTAACGGTGGCGACGGCGGCGCCGGCATCATCGGCTACGCCCCCGTGGCCGGCGGTGCTGGAGGCGTCGGTGGGGCCGGCGGTGACGGCGCCACCGGTACCGGAGTGGTCAGTGCGGGCGGCAACGGCGGTAACGGTGGTAGCGGAGGAGGTACAGCCGGCGGGAACACGGCCGGCAATGGTGGCAGCGGCGGCAGCGGCGGCAGCGGTACGGCCTCCGGCGGCAACGGTGGTGCCGGCGGTGCCGGCGGAACGGCTTCTGTCCCCCTTACCGGTGGCGAAGGCGGTATCGCCGGGAATGGTGGGGCTGGCGGCGCCGGTGGCGACAGCGGCGGTGTCACCTTGCACGCCGACAACCCCTACGGCCTCGGACCCAGCCATGCGGGTAATGGCGGTGACGGCGGCGTGGGCGGAACCGGGACCATCGGCGCCAGCGGCAACGGCGGGGCCGGCGGCAACGGTGGCAATGCGCACGGCACCGTGAACGCCGGCAGCGGTGGCAACGGGGGCGCCGGCGGCACGGGTGCGGACGGCGCGCCCGCGGCCAGCCCCGCACACGGGCCCGGTGGTGACGGCCGCGACGGTGGCACCGCCGGTAACGGCGGCCAGGGCGGAACCGGCGGCACGGCTGTCTCCGGCAACGGCGGAACCGGCGGTGCTGGTGGAGCGGGCGGCACTGGTGGAGCTGGCAGCAAGGGCGGCAACGGCGGCACCGACGCGGGCGGCAACACGCTGCCCGGTGGCAGCGGCGGCGATGGCGGTACCGGCGGTAACGGCGCGGCCGGTGGCGCCGGCGGCACCAGCGCCAACGGGACCAACGGGGCCCATGGCGCGGCCGGTGCGGCCGGTGCAGGTGGAGCGGGCGGCGCGGCCGGGAACGGCACTCCGCCGGGCCAGCCCGGCACCAACGGCGGTAGCGGTCAACCCGGCTGA
- the gjpA gene encoding outer membrane porin GjpA, translating to MGDTLINMGGAFFNGATLNLDALLPMINGFGVFPAGMNMDHLDIAFGGLLSPGAVAVGPYQVLGPGGEVAASVPAVGGSIFQSVGIEFSGVPVLGTLDLNSAGIGPIAAWQAWGQTVGALLGSGWDGKGPVVVTPPLAGAELPLLPTDALDDGGTGAATDAFGWLGDLLGL from the coding sequence CTGGGCGACACCCTGATCAATATGGGCGGCGCCTTCTTCAACGGCGCCACCTTGAACCTGGACGCACTGTTGCCGATGATCAACGGGTTCGGGGTATTTCCCGCGGGGATGAACATGGATCACCTGGACATCGCCTTCGGTGGACTGTTGTCGCCGGGCGCGGTCGCGGTCGGCCCGTATCAGGTGCTCGGCCCCGGTGGGGAGGTCGCCGCATCGGTGCCCGCGGTCGGCGGGTCGATCTTCCAAAGTGTTGGTATCGAATTCAGCGGAGTGCCGGTTCTAGGAACCCTCGATCTCAACAGTGCCGGCATCGGGCCGATCGCGGCCTGGCAGGCCTGGGGCCAAACCGTCGGCGCCCTGCTCGGGTCGGGCTGGGATGGCAAGGGCCCGGTCGTGGTCACCCCGCCGTTGGCTGGTGCGGAGCTGCCCCTGCTGCCCACCGACGCCCTCGACGACGGCGGCACCGGTGCGGCGACTGATGCGTTCGGCTGGCTGGGCGACCTGCTCGGCCTCTGA
- a CDS encoding MarR family winged helix-turn-helix transcriptional regulator, with amino-acid sequence MQRHDRRRTGSDLPGLDLAERQAWQHYLDAVLRFDAALNRALNADHQLSVIDLRVLDILAKSSDGSARMGDLAELLGATRRQMTKRIDRLGERGLVRREPDPKDKRGVVALLNDAGRTIIAPAIISYAEAVSTYLLGSLSTRQISTVAENCWRIGEGLRLDELRRTLVGAGPTVPVHIGAQAFPEAPTCYLPGVDDAGKRCWHQFMSSSATLFPVLNARLVEAIQLALIDILLLDLIAKSPGGTAPMSLLGKACALQPSRLTQQISRLESEGLVRRGPGQGDRRRVVVAITLHGRVRLGPALAFYAREIRRHYLNPMSRQQAIALGDACRRISVPLKAGAERSVRADRRSSARVTAVEGDIGHR; translated from the coding sequence GTGCAGCGCCACGATCGCCGCCGGACGGGGAGTGATTTACCCGGCTTGGATCTCGCCGAACGTCAAGCATGGCAACATTATTTGGACGCTGTGCTGCGATTCGACGCGGCGCTGAACCGGGCGCTCAACGCCGATCACCAACTGTCGGTGATCGATTTGCGGGTGCTCGACATCCTGGCCAAGTCCTCGGACGGATCTGCTCGGATGGGTGATCTGGCCGAGTTGCTGGGCGCGACCCGGCGTCAGATGACGAAGCGGATCGACCGTTTGGGCGAGCGGGGACTGGTGCGCCGCGAGCCCGATCCGAAGGACAAACGCGGGGTTGTCGCTCTTCTCAACGACGCCGGCCGGACGATCATCGCCCCGGCGATCATCAGCTACGCGGAAGCCGTGTCGACGTACCTACTCGGATCGCTGTCGACTCGCCAGATCAGCACTGTTGCGGAGAACTGTTGGCGTATTGGCGAGGGGCTGCGGCTTGACGAGTTACGGCGCACATTGGTCGGTGCCGGCCCAACGGTTCCCGTTCACATTGGTGCCCAAGCGTTTCCGGAGGCGCCCACGTGTTATCTACCCGGGGTTGACGATGCCGGGAAGCGTTGCTGGCATCAGTTCATGTCGTCGTCGGCGACGCTGTTCCCTGTCTTGAACGCCCGATTGGTCGAGGCGATCCAGCTTGCCCTGATCGACATTCTGCTGTTGGATCTGATCGCGAAGTCACCGGGCGGAACAGCACCGATGAGTCTGTTGGGCAAAGCGTGTGCATTGCAGCCCAGCCGGCTGACCCAGCAGATCAGCCGCCTGGAGTCCGAAGGACTGGTGCGCCGCGGCCCCGGGCAGGGGGATCGGCGGCGCGTGGTTGTTGCTATTACGCTGCACGGCCGAGTGCGATTAGGACCGGCACTTGCGTTCTACGCCAGGGAAATTCGCAGGCATTACTTGAACCCGATGTCGCGCCAGCAGGCAATCGCGCTCGGCGACGCGTGCCGTCGGATCAGCGTGCCTCTCAAAGCCGGTGCCGAGCGGTCGGTGCGGGCAGATCGTCGAAGTTCGGCGAGAGTGACGGCGGTCGAAGGCGACATCGGTCACCGGTGA
- a CDS encoding NAD(P)H-quinone oxidoreductase gives MRAIIAESPDVLAWREVADLQPAPGEVLIRVAAAGVNRADLLQAAGLYPPPPGASDTLGLEVSGVIAAVGDEVSDWTIGQQVCALLAGGGYAEYVAVPAPQVLPIPDGVDLLDAAGLPEVACTVWSNLVLTAGLSEGQLLLLHGGASGIGTHAIQVARQLGAWVAVTAGSEAKLAFCRELGAEITVNYRDEDFVERVREAGGADVILDIMGAAYLDRNVDALANDGRLVIIGMQGGVKGELNLGKLIAKRAKVIGTALRGRPVEGPHSKGAVVAAVTTDLWPMLGDGRIKPVIGARLPIEQAAEAHRMLSSGEVTGKVVLTV, from the coding sequence ATGCGTGCCATCATCGCCGAGTCCCCCGACGTCCTCGCTTGGCGAGAGGTCGCCGATCTTCAACCAGCCCCGGGCGAGGTGCTGATTCGGGTAGCCGCGGCTGGGGTGAACCGGGCCGATCTGCTGCAGGCGGCGGGTTTGTATCCTCCCCCGCCCGGGGCCAGCGACACCCTCGGCCTGGAGGTTTCCGGCGTCATCGCCGCAGTGGGTGACGAGGTGTCGGATTGGACGATCGGACAACAGGTTTGTGCGTTGTTGGCCGGGGGCGGCTACGCCGAGTACGTCGCGGTTCCAGCCCCTCAGGTACTGCCGATTCCGGACGGGGTGGACCTGCTGGATGCTGCGGGCCTGCCGGAGGTGGCCTGCACAGTCTGGTCGAACCTGGTGCTTACGGCCGGCCTGTCGGAGGGGCAGCTGCTGCTGTTGCATGGCGGGGCGAGCGGCATCGGCACTCACGCCATTCAGGTGGCACGCCAATTGGGCGCGTGGGTTGCCGTCACCGCCGGGTCGGAGGCCAAGTTGGCGTTCTGCCGCGAGCTGGGCGCCGAGATCACCGTCAACTACCGCGACGAAGACTTCGTCGAGCGGGTCCGCGAGGCCGGTGGGGCCGACGTGATCCTGGACATCATGGGGGCGGCCTACCTGGACCGCAATGTCGACGCGCTGGCCAACGACGGGCGGTTGGTCATCATCGGCATGCAGGGCGGCGTCAAGGGCGAGCTGAACCTGGGCAAGCTGATCGCCAAACGCGCAAAGGTGATCGGCACCGCCTTACGCGGCCGGCCGGTGGAAGGGCCGCACAGCAAGGGTGCTGTGGTGGCCGCAGTGACCACCGACCTCTGGCCGATGCTCGGCGACGGCCGGATCAAGCCGGTGATCGGTGCGCGGCTGCCCATCGAGCAAGCCGCCGAAGCACACCGGATGCTGTCATCAGGTGAGGTGACCGGAAAGGTTGTGCTGACGGTCTGA
- a CDS encoding GNAT family N-acetyltransferase: MSARMPRERVGLSDYLLSVPAPPLPILADPYSVRFADQPGDPEMISEWMNRPHLAETWGYAYPPDEWRRHLQTQFDGAYSRPYIWLLHGEPLGYMELFRVAKDDLATVYDALPYDVGLHGAMADAAAVEKGHGKNIFGPLVSSIFAAEPECRRIIGDTNAGAGSYGRRFWERRGGVFLGEHYMAKWDQHIALFAWLRTPEDMPGYRDTP; encoded by the coding sequence ATGAGTGCACGCATGCCGCGGGAGCGGGTCGGCCTGAGCGACTACCTCCTGAGTGTTCCGGCGCCGCCGCTACCGATCCTCGCCGATCCGTACAGTGTCCGTTTCGCAGACCAGCCCGGCGACCCCGAGATGATCTCGGAATGGATGAACCGGCCGCATCTGGCCGAAACCTGGGGCTACGCCTATCCACCCGACGAATGGCGCCGTCACCTGCAAACCCAGTTCGACGGTGCCTACTCACGCCCGTACATCTGGCTCCTCCACGGCGAGCCCCTCGGATATATGGAGCTGTTCCGGGTGGCAAAAGACGACCTGGCAACGGTGTATGACGCCCTTCCCTACGATGTAGGCTTGCACGGAGCCATGGCAGACGCCGCCGCGGTCGAAAAGGGCCACGGCAAGAACATCTTTGGCCCCTTGGTGTCCAGCATTTTCGCGGCCGAACCGGAATGCCGACGGATCATCGGAGACACTAATGCCGGTGCGGGCTCGTACGGTCGCCGGTTCTGGGAGCGACGCGGCGGGGTCTTCCTCGGCGAGCACTATATGGCCAAGTGGGACCAGCATATCGCGCTGTTCGCCTGGCTGCGGACCCCCGAAGACATGCCTGGCTATCGCGACACGCCCTAA